One Littorina saxatilis isolate snail1 linkage group LG12, US_GU_Lsax_2.0, whole genome shotgun sequence genomic region harbors:
- the LOC138981122 gene encoding RING finger protein 17-like, producing MEKVLDAWDPMAEDFQDRRINSYREGVGQDLQHRDQSDASRNGTDGGYKPVTLYVSNIPLEVDETALKHIFIQEGKVAKVSIPEQSADNAAKFGSKIGFVTMDNTRGAQAAIEKLHGYQLKNKNLSVRVKLSKEELTRKKENHAREEEYVRKFTTGRPNGNADGSHPRMQQSGASGSFARNHGPYGDSASVNGDLMVTLENGSGRRVQDRAPHYSGGRGAAAFRGAGRGGSSMYIPQTSHLGRSPASVAGIDSTIVNQCGACHNPATLRCQACKSVYYCNAHCQATHWGVHKQVCIYEQRASAPPVNRNALLATPDFENMQVDVSEAFVENNQQYLREWIQSVDVRSEKSNSSGGQGPTTRPKFLSTSTKKPNDQGSKAGGKQGPGAMQEGQPQPGMNRPSPRKQDGPGVAPFSGSRPGFNPPSVAEEGRKEPSQQHQGQQRPHQLAEGSKDARPGPFQQGREQLEKSKDAMPGQFQQRREQPGPEQRRGGPGSDGDKPGQFRRNNENRNQQREFQDSQKNSSGSEQEGPAKLKQQRGGAGPQRGGYSGPRDRTDQPRRDGQGPQQRRGGPDQFDGQRSDGQGQQQRERGIENNRPGQFQQRDGKRGSPKQNQGPNFKQRERGNDNNNNRNNNEPSAPRNYPRSPPKPKEQSWKDKAPAASLKEASPAAQAAPVTSPASVVTTPQSPALSSLADALVTTPQSPALSSLADTLVTTPQSPALSSLADALVTTPQSPALSSLADALELNKPYTAVVTHMDSPQSFWVQVELCAHILTSVAEAANEYTGRTNPASAAAAGQKFLSEFMGDLARVQVVSVAGKNVKVFYTDFGNSEDKQVSGLLPLPAQIADLPAAAIECSLQVVPASGTGWCAEVVDQIRELFGETEVCTLIPLRKVGGAVEVSLVRKEDELDATSALLTTGLGMVPTAPETPKVLALPQRVMVVNLHNTMEKLSVGQHLDLLLLETASPVDIFTRISSLEETFGKFSDKMMADYRASPEVPYVPVVGELVASRFSLNQVWYRAEVLEVDSSKEEAALFYVDFGNKESLPFKELRAIKPEYAADVPIHGFHSAVGGISLPAGSQWSEEHIEIYVTCLNKYLHKQEEYTRCSVVVESIKDKVVWVDMVREGLQQTLSEDLSQQIEGSKLPEPILPQVVPSSPSAATASLTAMPFLENFSPKQAQAASASSPASASGNLPVVLGLASLPLGESVVCGIQEIVSCQEFYVNQKEAEDNLNMLREKLNSFCGELAEEQPEAVQQVSKGNHVLVQFSADNEWYRGRVEQVSEDGKKCRVFFVDYGNAEDKDVASLKALPPNFKQIPAQAITCKLAGVPPPVPEEVELRFKSSCLQTEVNIKAVGKQDDERYDERYFVEVSTLDNRSITGILGIQSGRKGAQRKLDSSRQPSTSDESRPTSEGLVTCALAAANTPTPVSNQKSPRQVSASPPCADVHVPLRRDCLQQELFHSQEIMITHVVNPHHFYVMTTDQYLAQHAPEGMVTQLQALNTSPQPLGRPPIVGELLCGLFFNAWYRCEVVEVMSPKVRVNFFDYGNEAVVELSELTPLPHTLCETYPLGTFRCSLHGIKPEGGATWDEETISMIKVLLENQFFSLDVKSQEGDVHQVSLTKQPEDWDMGQKLLDSGKAVAAAPAQTNAAKAALLKQMQELQAKLAAMGDA from the exons AAATGGAACAGATGGCGGATACAAACCAGTTACTTTGTATGTCAGTAATATCCCTCTTGAAGTTGATGAG ACTGCTTTGAAGCATATCTTCATACAAGAGGGGAAGGTGGCAAAGGTATCGATTCCTGAGCAATCTGCAGACAACGCTGCAAAATTTGGATCAAAGATAGG GTTTGTGACGATGGATAACACCAGAGGTGCTCAGGCTGCCATAGAAAAGCTGCATGGCTATCAGTTGAAGAATAAGAATTTGTCTGTCAGGGTGAAACTTTCCAAAGAAGAGTTAACTCGGAAAAAAGAAAACCATGCG AGGGAGGAAGAGTATGTGCGAAAGTTCACGACGGGCAGACCAAATGGGAATGCTGATGGATCTCACCCCAG GATGCAACAGAGTGGAGCCTCAGGAAGCTTTGCAAGAAATCATG GTCCCTACGGTGACTCCGCTTCTGTGAATGGTGATCTGATGGTCACTTTGGAGAATGGCTCAGGCCGAAGG GTGCAAGACCGGGCGCCACATTACAGTGGAGGAAGAGGAGCTGCAGCGTTCAGAGGGGCTGGACGAGGAGGCTCTTCAATGTACATACCTCAGACCAGCCATCTTGGACGTTCCCCGGCCTCTGTCGCGG GGATCGATTCTACGATTGTGAATCAATGTGGAGCATGTCACAATCCAG CTACACTGAGATGTCAAGCGTGCAAGTCGGTTTACTACTGCAACGCTCATTGCCAGGCGACACATTGGGGTGTCCACAAGCAAGTGTGCATATACGAGCAAAG AGCTTCTGCCCCTCCAGTGAACAGAAATGCCCTACTTGCCACTCCTGACTTTGAGAACATGCAGGTTGATGTATCCGAAGCCTTTGTAGAG AACAACCAGCAATACCTGCGGGAGTGGATACAGTCAGTTGACGTAAGGTCAGAAAAGTCCAATTCCTCAGGCGGGCAGGGTCCCACCACAAGGCCCAAGTTTCTTTCCACCAGCACGAAGAAACCCAATGACCAGGGCTCCAAGGCTGGTGGAAAACAAGGCCCAGGGGCTATGCAGGAAGGCCAGCCTCAGCCAGGAATGAACAGACCAAGCCCACGGAAGCAAGATGGACCGGGTGTAGCACCATTCTCTGGTAGCAGACCAGGTTTTAATCCACCGAGTGTGGCTGAAGAAGGCCGCAAAGAGCCGTCCCAACAGCACCAAGGCCAGCAGAGGCCTCACCAGCTGGCAGAGGGAAGCAAAGATGCCAGACCTGGACCGTTTCAGCAGGGAAGGGAGCAGCTAGAGAAAAGCAAAGATGCCATGCCTGGGCAGTTTCAGCAGAGAAGGGAACAGCCAGGACCCGAGCAGAGGAGAGGGGGACCTGGGTCTGATGGGGACAAGCCGGGCCAGTTCCGCCGTAATAACGAGAACAGAAACCAGCAGCGAGAATTTCAGGATAGCCAGAAGAACAGTTCAGGCAGTGAGCAGGAGGGACCAGCCAAGTTGAAGCAGCAAAGGGGCGGTGCGGGACCCCAGAGGGGAGGCTATTCTGGCCCAAGAGACCGGACCGATCAACCAAGGAGGGACGGTCAGGGGCCTCAGCAAAGAAGGGGAGGACCTGACCAGTTTGATGGTCAGCGCAGTGATGGACAGGGACAGCAGCAAAGAGAGCGTGGCATTGAGAACAACAGGCCAGGGCAGTTCCAGCAAAGGGATGGCAAGAGAGGCAGCCCTAAGCAGAACCAAGGGCCAAACTTCAAGCAGCGG GAGAGAGGGAatgacaacaataacaacagaaacaacaacgaACCAAGTGCTCCAAGGAATTACCCACGCAGCCCTCCCAAGCCCAAGGAACAAAGCTGGAAGGACAAGGCGCCTGCTGCATCTTTGAAGGAAGCATCACCAGCTGCTCAAGCTGCTCCTGTAACCTCACCTGCTTCAGTGGTGACCACCCCACAAAGCCCTGCCTTGTCGAGTCTTGCTGATGCCTTGGTGACCACCCCACAAAGCCCTGCCTTGTCGAGTCTTGCTGATACCTTGGTGACCACCCCACAGAGCCCTGCCTTGTCAAGTCTTGCTGATGCCTTGGTGACCACCCCACAAAGCCCTGCCTTGTCGAGTCTTGCTGATGCCTTGGAGCTCAATAAGCCCTACACT GCAGTGGTAACCCACATGGACAGCCCACAGTCTTTCTGGGTTCAAGTTGAGCTGTGTGCGCACATCTTGACCAGTGTTGCCGAGGCTGCAAATGAA TACACGGGCAGGACAAATCCTGCGTCGGCAGCTGCAGCTGGTCAGAAGTTCCTGAGTGAATTCATGGGAGACCTAGCCAGAGTGCAAGTGGTCAGCGTCGCAGGCAAGAACGTCAAAGTTTTCTACACAGATTTTGGCAACTCGGAGGACAAGCAGGTGTCGGGCCTGTTGCCTCTTCCTGCACAAATTGCTGACTTGCCTGCTGCT GCCATAGAGTGCTCTTTGCAAGTGGTCCCAGCCTCTGGTACCGGGTGGTGTGCCGAAGTGGTCGACCAGATACGAGAGCTGTTTGGCGAGACTGAGGTCTGTACGCTCATTCCCCTTCGCAAAGTTGGCGGTGCTGTGGAAGTCTCCCTGGTTCGCAAAGAAGATG AGCTGGATGCAACCAGCGCCTTGTTGACCACTGGACTCGGCATGGTTCCAACAGCACCTGAGACTCCCAAAGTGTTGGCTCTTCCACAGAG AGTAATGGTCGTCAACCTGCATAACACTATGGAAAAGTTGTCAGTGGGTCAGCATTTGGATCTGCTACTTCTGGAGACTGCCAGTCCAGTGGACATCTTCACACGCATCTCCAGCCTGGAAGAAACCTTTGGCAAATTCAGTGACAAGATGATGGCAGACTACAGAGCCTCTCCTGAAGTCCCATACGT GCCTGTGGTTGGAGAACTGGTGGCGTCCAGGTTCTCATTAAACCAGGTATGGTACCGCGCTGAGGTGCTGGAAGTGGACAGCAGCAAGGAAGAAGCTGCTCTCTTCTACGTCGACTTCGGAAACAAGGAGTCTCTGCCTTTTAAGGAGCTGCGCGCCATCAAACCTGAGTACGCTGCTGACGTTCCTATCCATGGCTTCCATTCAGCTGTGGGCGGCATCAGCCTGCCAGCGGGAAGTCAGTGGAGTGAGGAGCACATCGAAATTTATGTTACCTGCCTGAACAAGTACCTGCACAAGCAGGAGGAGTACACCAGGTGTTCGGTGGTGGTGGAGAGCATCAAGGACAAGGTGGTGTGGGTGGACATGGTCAGAGAAGGCCTGCAGCAGACCCTGTCTGAAGATCTCTCCCAGCAGATCGAAGGTTCCAAGCTGCCTGAGCCCATTCTACCGCAGGTGGTGCCTAGCTCACCCTCTGCTGCTACTGCCTCCTTAACCGCAATGCCGTTCCTGGAAAATTTCTCACCCAAACAGGCCCAGGCTGCTTCTGCCTCCTCCCCTGCCTCAGCATCTGGAAATCTGCCTGTGGTGCTCGGCCTCGCCTCGCTGCCCCTTGGGGAATCTGTAGTCTGTGGCATCCAGGAGATAGTGAGCTGTCAGGAGTTCTACGTCAACCAGAAGGAGGCGGAGGACAACCTCAACATGCTGCGTGAAAAGCTGAACAGCTTTTGCGGTGAGTTGGCCGAGGAGCAACCCGAGGCAGTGCAGCAAGTGTCCAAGGGCAACCATGTTCTGGTGCAGTTCAGCGCAGACAACGAGTGGTACCGTGGGCGAGTGGAGCAGGTCTCTGAGGACGGCAAGAAGTGTCGGGTGTTCTTTGTGGACTATGGCAACGCAGAGGACAAAGACGTGGCCTCCCTCAAGGCCCTCCCCCCAAACTTCAAGCAGATCCCCGCCCAGGCCATCACCTGTAAGCTGGCTGGTGTGCCGCCTCCCGTCCCAGAGGAGGTGGAGCTGAGGTTCAAGAGCTCCTGCCTGCAGACGGAGGTCAACATCAAGGCCGTGGGCAAGCAGGACGACGAGCGGTACGACGAGCGGTACTTTGTGGAGGTCTCCACTCTTGATAATCGCTCCATCACTGGCATTTTGGGAATCCAGTCCGGCCGCAAAGGAGCGCAGCGCAAGCTGGACAGCAGTCGTCAGCCATCTACCAGCGATGAGAGTCGACCAACAAGTGAGGGTTTGGTAACTTGTGCCTTGGCTGCAGCTAACACACCTACACCTGTGTCTAATCAGAAATCTCCTCGGCAAGTGTCAGCTTCTCCTCCCTGTGCCGACGTCCATGTGCCACTGAGGCGTGATTGTCTGCAGCAGGAATTGTTTCATTCCCAGGAAATCATGATAACCCACGTGGTCAACCCCCATCACTTCTACGTCATGACTACAGATCAGTACT tGGCACAGCACGCCCCGGAGGGGATGGTTACCCAGTTGCAGGCTTTGAACACCTCCCCTCAACCTTTGGGCCGCCCACCCATTGTCGGAGAGCTGCTTTGTGGTCTCTTTTTTA ATGCATGGTACCGCTGTGAAGTGGTGGAAGTCATGTCACCCAAAGTACGTGTCAACTTCTTCGACTATGGAAATGAGGCTGTGGTGGAATTGTCAGAGTTGACTCCGTTGCCACACACGTTGTGCGAGACGTATCCCCTCGGAACCTTCAGATGCTCTCTCCATG GAATCAAACCTGAAGGAGGCGCGACTTGGGATGAGGAGACCATCAGCATGATCAAGGTGCTCTTGGAGAACCAGTTCTTCAGCCTGGACGTCAAGTCACAGGAAGGTGATGTCCACCAGGTCTCGCTGACCAAGCAGCCTGAAGACTGGGACATGGGACAGAAACTACTGGACAGTGGCAAGGCTGTCGCTGCAGCTCCAGCTCAGACCA ATGCAGCGAAGGCGGCTCTACTAAAACAGATGCAGGAACTTCAGGCCAAGTTAGCTGCCATGGGTGATGCCTAG